The genomic window CGATGGCAGGGTTGAGTGCCAGCTGCAGCATCAGGTCGGCAGCATGGGCCACCGCATGGCGCCAGCCTTCACCGGTTGCGAAACCCCGGTAGTCTTTGATGCTGGTCAGGTACTCCGCGCCTGCTGTCACCAGCGCCGCGCGCTCATCGTTACTCAGGAAGGGTACCAGGCGATCCGCCCGCGCCACCTCGGACAACACCAGCGCCGCGAAGGGCTTGGCAAAACCATGGGTATCACTGGCCGTAGGGCTCAGCTGGGCTAATTGCGATTGGTAGATGGCGCGCTGGGTGACGGCAGATAACTGCTTGCTGCGCAAAAGCGCACTCAAACCCTCAAACGCCACGCCATCGCGCAGTGCAGGGTCGGCATGGCCCAGGCAGGGCACAAGGGCCAGTGCCACGGCCTGGCGCTGCGTGTCATCCGTCAGCTTCCATTGGTTGGCCTTGAGGCGCTGAAGATCTGCCGGGGGCCATGCAGGCGGCGGGCATTGTGCGTGGGCCACCGCACCACACCCCAGAAGCAGACCAAGGGCACCGTGCAGCAGGCCTGTCGTCAGGCGTCGCATAGGCTTTACTCCGCCAATGCCAGCGTGGCCGTGTCGATTTTTTCCAGCACCGAGGGCGTGAGCTTGTCCAGCACGGCCAGTGCGCCCAGGTTCTCCTGCAGTTGCGACATGCGTGATGCGCCGGTGATCACGGTGCTGACACGCGGGTTGTGTGCGGCCCAGGCAATGGCCAGTTGGCCCATGGTGCAGCCCAGCTCGGCTGCAACGGCCTCCAGCTTGGTCACGGCGGCATTCTTCGCAGCATCGGTCAGGCCCTTGAGCAAAAAGTCCATACCCTTGACCGACCCGCGGCTGCCTTCGGGCACACCGCTGCGGTACTTGCCGGTCAGCAGGCCACTGGCCAGCGGGCTCCAGGTCGTCAGGCCCAGGCCAATGTCTTCATACAGCCGGGCGTATTCCACCTCCACGCGTTTGCGGTGGAACACGTTGTACTGGGGTTGCTCCATGACGGGCTTGTGCAGGTGGTGGCGCTCGGCAATCTCCCAGGCCGCGCGGATGTCGCTGGCCGACCATTCACTGGTACCCCAGTACAGGGCCTTGCCCTGGCTGATCATGTCGCTCATGGCCCACACCGTCTCTTCAATCGGTGTGTGGGGGTCCGGGCGGTGGCAGTAGACCAGGTCGATGAAGTCCAGGCCCATACGTTTGAGCGATCCGTCTATGGCCTGCATCAGGTACTTGCGGTTCAGTGTGTCCTTGCGGTTGATGGGCTGCTCATCACGCGACAGGCCCCAGAAAAACTTGGTGGACACCACGTAGTTGATCCGTGGCCAGTTCAGGGCCTTGATGGCTTCACCCATGACCGTTTCGCTCTTGCCCAGCGCGTAGACCTCGGCGTTGTCAAAAAAATTGACACCGGCGTCGTACGCTGCGGCCAGCATCTCCTTGGCGGCGGATACATCGACCTGGTTGTGGTACGTGACCCAGGAACCCAGTGAGAGCGTACTGACTTGCAGGCCACTGCGGCCCAGACGGCGGTATTGCATAGATGCACCTTTGTAATTGGATAGAAATCTCAGTGAACCGATTCTGCCAGCTGCCTGTCTGCACCTGCATTTTTACGCTTTTTATACACCAGGCCCAGATATCTCAACTGCGTTTTTACGCGTCCAAAACCATACTCATCAGCATATTTCATAGAGAGGTCAATCATGGATGTTGTGTTTGTTGGCGGCGCCATTGGGCTGTGGTTCGCCATGGTCTTGGTGGTTTGGGGCTTGAAGAAACTGGAAACACCGGAGGCGACAAGGCCATGAACATCTTGCACGTGATGTATGGCGGCGGCGCCTTGGTTGCCGCCCTGTTGTTGGTCTATCTGGTTTATGCGCTGTTTCGCGCCGAGGAGTTTTGATGAGCGGCTCAGCTTGGGGCTTATTGGCCCTGTTCCTTGTGGTTTTGTTGGCGGCGTCCTGGCCCCTGGGGAAATGGATTGCCCGCATCAGTTTGGGCAGTCTTCCGCGCTGGATGTTGCGCGTGGAGGCCCCCCTCTACAAACTGGCAGGCACCTCTGCCGACCAGTCCATGAAGTGGTCGCACTACGCACTGGCCTTGTTGGCCTTTAACGCCCTGGGCGTATTGGTGCTGTATGCATTGCAGCGCCTGCAGGTTCATCTGCCGCTCAATCCCGCCGGAATGGCGGCTGTGTCTCCCGATTCGTCTTTTAATACCGCCGTGAGTTTTGTCACTAATACCAATTGGCAGGGTTATGCCGGTGAGTCGACCATGGCTTACCTGACCCAGATGTTGGGCCTTGCGGTGCAAAACTTTCTGTCGGCTGCTACCGGCGTTGCCGTGGTGTTTGCGCTGATCAGGGGTTTTGCTGCGCGCTCTACAGCGGTGATTGGCAACTTCTGGGTGGACATCACACGTATCACCATGTGGCTGCTGGTGCCGTTGTCTGTGGTGTTTGCGGTATTTTTGGTGGGCCAAGGTGTGATCCAGAATTTTGATGGTTACAAGGAGGCAACCACACTGGAGATCACCCCGTTCCAGACTGCAAAAGTGGATGTTCAAGGCGCGCCCGTAGTCGATGAAAAGGGTGCCCCCGTGATGGAAGTAGCGCAAACCGACAAACAAACCCTGCCCATGGGCCCGGTGGCCTCGCAAGAGGCCATCAAGATGTTGGGCACGAATGGTGGTGGTTTCTTCAATGCCAATTCTGCGCACCCCTATGAAAACCCCACAGCACTCAGCAATTTTCTGCAGATGCTGGCCATCTTCCTGATTCCGGCGGCTTTGTGTTTTGCATTCGGCATCGAAGTGGGCGACAAACGCCAGGGCTGGGCCATTTTGGCGGCCATGACCGTGATGTTCGTTTTGGCGGTCGTAATCATCACGCCGGCCGAACAGGTGGGCAACCCGCTTTTGCCGCCCTTGGGTGTGGACCAGTCGGCCAGTGCCATGCAGTCGGGCGGCAATATGGAAGGCAAAGAAACACGCTTTGGCATCAACGCGAGTAGCCTGTTTGCCGTCATCACCACGGCAGCGTCCTGCGGTGCGGTCAATACCATGCACGACTCCCTCACCCCCATCGGCGGCATGGTGCCCATGGTGATGATGCAACTGGGTGAAGTGGTGTTTGGTGGCACCGGAACCGGCCTGTACGGCATGTTGGTGTTCGCTATCCTGGCGGTGTTTATTGCCGGTCTGATGATTGGCCGCACACCGGAGTACCTGGGCAAGAAGATCGAGGCCCATGAGATGAAGCTCACATCCCTGGTCATCCTGGTCACCCCTATCCTGGTGCTGGCGGGTACGGCCATTGCGGTGATGTCGGATGCGGGCAGGGCTGGTATTGCCAATCCTGCCGCACACGGCTTCTCCGAAATCCTGTACGCCCTGACGTCTGCTGGCAATAACAACGGCAGCGCCTTTGCCGGCCTGTCCGCCAACACACCTTTCTACAACACGCTGCTGGGATTGGCCATGTGGTTTGGTCGCTTTGGTGTGATCGTGCCCGTGCTGGCCATTGCAGGGGCGTTGGCTGCCAAAAAGCGCCTGCCCGTGACGCCCGGTACCTTGCCAACACACGGCCCGCTGTTTGTGGTGCTGTTGATGGGAACCGTGTTGTTGGTGGGGCTGTTGAACTATGTACCCGCTCTGGCTTTGGGGCCTGTGGTCGAGCATTTGATTCTGTGGCCTGCCCATTGAACCGCACGGAGCAAAAGAACCTATTATGAAAACCAATACTTCTCTTACGCTGTTTGACCCGGTGCTGGTGGTGCCCGCCATCAAGGCATCGTTTACCAAACTCAGCCCACGCGCACAGTGGCGCAATCCGGTCATGTTTGTGGTCTATATCGGCAGCATACTGACCACACTGATCGGCATCCAGGCCTTGCAGGGCAATGGTGAAGCCTCCGCCGGGTTCATTCTGTCCGTGGCGGTCTGGCTGTGGTTCACCGTGTTGTTTGCCAACTTTGCGGAAGCACTGGCGGAAGGGCGTAGCAAAGCACAAGCCGCCTCGCTGCGCGGCCTCAAGAAAAGCACCTGGGCCAAGAAACTGCAGGAACCGGTGCATGGCTCCACATGGCTTCCCGAGCAGGCCGAAAACCTACGCAAAGGGGATGTTGTACTGGTGGAAGCGGGTGAAATGATCCCCATGGATGGAGAGGTCATCCAGGGCGTGGCTACCGTGGACGAAAGTGCTATCACCGGCGAGTCTGCACCCGTAGTGCGTGAATCCGGTGGCGACTTTGCCTCGGTCACCGGCGGCACCCGTGTGTTGTCCGATTGGCTGGTGGTGCGCATAGGCGTCAACCCTGGCGAATCGTTTTTGGACCGCATGATCAGCATGGTCGAAGGCGCCAAACGCCAGAAGACACCCAATGAAATCGCACTGACGATTCTGTTGGTGGCGTTGACCATTGTGTTCCTGGTGGTCACGGTTACTCTGCTGCCGTTTTCCATCTTTAGTGTGGATGCCGCTGGTTCCGGCTCGGTGGTCAGCATCACGGCCTTGATTGCACTGCTGGTGTGCCTGATCCCCACCACCATCGGCGGGCTGTTGTCCGCAGTCGGTGTGGCGGGCATGAGCCGCATGATGCAGGCCAATGTGATTGCCACATCGGGCCGTGCCGTGGAAGCCGCTGGTGACGTGGATGTGCTGTTGCTGGACAAGACCGGCACCATCACCCATGGCAACCGCCAGGCGTCGTCTTTTGTGCCGGCTCCGGGTGTGAGCCAGTCACAACTGGCGGTGAGCGCCGCCCAGGCTTCCATGGCCGATGAAACACCAGAAGGCCGCAGCATCGTGGCCCTGGCGCAGCGTGCCGGCAGCATCCCCGCTTTGCTGGGCGAAACCTTGGAAGTGCCTTTCACGGCGCAGACCCGCATGAGCGGTATGGACGTAAAGTTGCCCGATGGCAGCACGCGCCAGCTGCGCAAGGGTGCGGTAGATGCCGTGCGCAAACATGTCGAGGCCTTGGGCGGTCAATTGCCTGCCGAAGTGGTACGGGCTGCCGACGAGGTTTCGCGCCGCGGCAGCACGCCCCTGGCGGTGACCGACGGCAAGGTGGTGCTGGGCATTGTGGAGCTCAAGGACATTGTCAAAGCCGGTATCAAGGAGCGTTTTGGTGAGCTGCGCCGCATGGGTATCAAGACCGTGATGATTACCGGTGACAACCGGCTCACGGCTGCGGCCATAGCGGCGGAAGCCGGCGTGGACGATTTTCTGGCCGAAGCCACCCCGGAAGAAAAGCTCAAGCTGATCCGCCAGTACCAGGCGGAAGGGCGCCTGGTGGCCATGACGGGTGATGGCACCAACGACGCGCCCGCCTTGGCGCAAGCCGACGTGGCTGTGGCCATGAACAGCGGTACCCAAGCCGCGAAAGAGGCCGGCAATATGGTGGACCTGGATTCCAACCCCACCAAGCTGCTGGAGATTGTGGAAACCGGCAAGGCCCTGTTGATGACGCGCGGCTCGCTCACCACGTTCTCCATTGCCAACGACGTGGCCAAATATTTCGCCATCATCCCGGCGATTTTTGTGACCACCTATCCGCAGCTGGCGGCGCTGAATGTGATGCAACTGGGTAGCCCGTCTTCGGCCATTTTGTCGGCCGTGATTTTCAACGCCCTCATCATCATGTTCCTGATCCCCTTGGCACTAAAGGGTGTGAAGTACCGCGCCGTTGGTGCTGCCGTCCTGCTGCGCCGCAACCTGTTGATCTACGGCCTGGGCGGACTGGTGGTTCCCTTTGTCGGTATCAAGGCTATTGACCTGTTATTGGTCGCCCTGGGACTCGTTTAACTATTTAACTCAGAAATATTCCATGAACTTCAAAACCAAATCCATTCTTGTTCTTGCAACTGCTGCCCTGTTGGGCACCACGGCCATGGCCCAAACCGCGGCGCCTGCGTCCACGGTGAGCTTCAATGTGGGCGTCGTGAGCGACTACCGTTTCCGCAGCGTTGCACAAACATCGTTCAAACCCGCCCTGCAAGGCGGCGTGGACTTTTCCCATACCAGCGGTTTTTACGCGGGTGCCTGGGGCTCCAACGTCAGCTGGATCAAGGACTATGTGGGCGCCACCGATGGCACCTTGGAGATTGATCTGTACGGCGGCTTCAAGGGTGAAATCACCTCCGGCCTGAACTTCGACGTGGGTGTCATCACCTACCAATACCCCAACAACACCGCGGACCGCGTGCTGGTCAATGCCAATACCACTGAGGTGTATGGCGCACTGACCTTCGGCATCGTGACCGTCAAATACAGCCACTCCACCGGCAACTTCATTGCCAACCCCAACAGCTCGGGCAGCGCCTACCTGGAAGCAGCTGCAGCCTTTGACCTGGGCAACGGTTTCTCGCTGACACCCCACGTGGGTCGCCAGACCATCCCCAACCAGGGTGGCAATGGTGACTACACCGACTTTTCCCTGACCCTGGGCAAAGACTTCGGCAATGGCCTGTCCGCATCCCTGGCGGCCTACACCACCGATGCCAAAGACGTCTTCTACAAAGTCGGCACCTTTGACAACCTGGGTAAGAACGCCGTCACCGTCGGCGTGAAGTACACGTTTTAATTGGAGGCAAGCAAGATGAACAAGATTCTTCGCCCCGCACTGGTGACCTTTACCGTGTTGACGCTGGTGACCGGTGTGGCCTATCCGCTGCTGGTCACCGGCATGGGCCAGTCGTTATTTCCCACCGAAGCGGCTGGTAGCCTGATCCAGCGTGATGGCAAGTTGGTGGGCTCCGCCCTGATTGGGCAAAACTTCTCGGACCCAGGCCACTTTTGGGGTCGCCCATCCGCCACCGGGCCTTATGCCAACAACGCAGCGGCTTCCAGTGGTTCCAACCAAGGTCCGTTGAATCCGGCGCTGGTAGAGGCCGTCAAGGGTCGGGTGGAGGCGCTACGTGCAGCGGACCCCGGCAATACCTTGCCGGTTCCCGTCGAGTTGGTCACGGCTTCGGCCAGCGGCCTGGACCCCCACATCAGCCCCGCCGCAGCCCAGTACCAGGTGCAGCGTGTTGCGAAATCCCGCGGCGTGGATGCTGCGAAGGTCCAGGCCCTGGTGGCCGACCATACCCAACGCCCGCTTCTGGGCATACTGGGTGAGCCGGTCGTGAATGTGCTGCGCCTGAACTTGGCTCTGGACGCCGTGCGGTAATGCCATGAGCGGACAGTGGTTCGAACTCTTGCTGGCCCTAGCTGTGTTGTTGCTGCCCATGCTGGTGGCCTGGGCCTTTCTATCGTTTCAAGCGCGGCGCAGACGCGGACAGGGTGCATCCAAATGGCATGACACATCCCGGCGCCGTGGTCACAATTGAGTTCTGGAGGTTTCCGAGATGAGCGGACCAATAGACAGTACGCGGGCCACACGCCCATGCGCTGCATAGGCAAAAGATGGCTAACAGTACCGACTCCCGCCCCAACCCCGACGCCCTGCTGGCCCAAATGCAGGATGAAGACCGCGCCCTTCAGCGTGGCAAGTTGCGCATTTATTTTGGCGCCAGTGCCGGTGTCGGCAAGACCTACGCAATGTTGAGTGCCGCCCAGCGGGCGCAGCGGGCCGGGCAAAAGGTGTTGGTCGGCGTGGTCGAAACCCATGGCCGCAAGGAAACCATGGAGCTGCAGGCCGACCTGAAGCTGCTGCCTCTGCGCAAAATTCCGTACCGAGGGCAGGTGCTGCTGGAGCTCGATCTGGACGCTGCACTGGCGGCCAAACCCGATGTGTTGTTGGTCGATGAACTGGCGCATACCAATGCACCGGGCTCGCGCCACCCCAAGCGCTGGCAAGATGTGCAGGAGTTGCTGGACGCCGGCATCGACGTCTGGACCGCCTTGAATGTGCAGCATCTGGAAAGCCTGAATGGCACCGTCGGCGCCATCACCGGCATTCGTGTCAATGAGACGGTGCCCGACACCGTGCTCGACGGTGCCGATGAACTGATACTGGTAGACGTGACGGCAGACGAGTTGTTGGCCCGCTTGAAGGCCGGCAAGGTCTATGTGCCCCAGCAAGCCGAGCGTGCCACACAAAACTTCTTCCGCAAGGGCAACTTGTTTGCATTGCGCGAAATCGCCCTGCGCCGAACGGCGGAGCATGTGGGTGATGACGTGCGCAGCTACCGGGCCAAACAACACCTGTTGGCAAGCCACGGTCCCTCCAAAGGGAATCCCTCCTGGAATACCTCGGGCACCCTGTTGGTTTGTGTGGGGCCGGATGCGGGCGCCGAACATGCCGTGCGCTGTGCGGCGCGGCTGGCAGGGCAGCTCAATGTGCGCTGGCATGCTGCCTATGTGGAGACCCCGGCACTGCAACGGTTGCCAGCGGAAGTGCGTGACCGTACCTTGGCCGTCTTAAAACTCGCCGAAGAGCTGGGCGGGAACACGGCCGTATTAACGGGCGACGACATTGCCAGCGTGCTGCTCGAACAGGCACAGACGCTCAATTGCGCAACCGTTCTGCTGGGGCGCCCCCAGGAGCGTGTGTGGAGCCGGCCGGGACGCGCTTTTAAACCCACACTGACGCGCCAACTGGCGAGTTTGGCCCCCACGCTGGACATTATGGAAGTGGGCACAACCGAGAGTGTGCGCCGTTTGGCATCTGCCGTGCCGGTGGGTAAGCGGGACGACGATTCGGAGTCGGGCTGGCTGGAATCCTGGCCCCGTTATGCCTGGGCGCTGGGCGCGTGTATAGCAACCACCCTGTTGACCTTGCCCATGTTGGCGCTGTTTGATCTGGCCAACATTGTGATGCTGTTTCTGCTGTGTGTGGTGTTGGTGGCCGTCAAACTGGGGCGCGGCCCCGCCATGTTGGCAGCCATCCTGTCGGTAGCGTCCTTTGACTTCTTTTTTGTGGCACCACGCCTTTCGTTTGCGGTGAGTGATGTTCAGTACCTGGTGACCTTTGCGGTCATGTTGGGGGTGGGCCTGCTGATCGGACAGTTGACTGCCAATTTGCGGTTCTCGGCCCATGTGTCTGCCAGCAGGGAGCGCAGGGCGCTCGCGCTGTTCGAGCTCACCCGTGACCTCTCTGCGGCGCTCCAGTCGGTCCAGGTGGTTGAGTTGGGCGAGGCCGCCGTGCAGCGCATCTTTGGCGGACAAGCCCGCGTTTTTATCACCAGTGCCAATGACAAGCTGGAGTTGGGCGACAGCCTGCCCGACCAGCTGGATGCCAGCATTGCCGACTGGACGTTTCACAATGGGCAACGGGCTGGCATGGCCACCGCCACACTGCCCTCCAACGCCTGGCACTATGTACCGCTGCAGGCGCCCATGCGGATACGCGGCGTATTGGTATTGCAGCCCAACCAGCCCCGTTGGTTGGTGATTCCGGAGCAGGTGCAACTGCTGGAGACGCTGGCCAGGCAAATTGCCATCGCGCTGGAGCGGGTGCATTATGTGGAGGTTGCGCAATCGGCGGTGGTGGAGATGGAGTCGGAGCGGCTGCGCAACACCCTCTTGGCAACCATGTCGCACGATGTGCGTACACCCCTGACCGCCTTGATAGGCCAGGCGGAAACACTGGAGCAATCCCCCACCTTGACGCAGGAACAACTGGCGTCTGTCCGCGCGATTGCCCATGAGGCCCGCGAGCTCAGTGCCCTGGTGACGAACTTGCTGGATATGGCGCGCCTGGAGAGCGGGCAGGTTCAGCTGCGCAAGCAATGGCAGTCGGTGGAAGAGGTGGTGGGCAGTGCCATTCGCTCCGCACGCCACGCCCTGGGTGGTGTGTCGGTGGGCACAGCGCTGGAGGCAGACTTGCCCCTGGTCGAGTTTGACGCCGCATTGGTTGAACGCGTGTTGGTCAACCTGCTGGAGAATGCTGCCAAGTATGGTGTGCCCGCTGGTGCCCCGTCACCGGCCATCCTGGTTGCTGCCGAAGCCAAGCCCAGCTGTCTGGTGCTACGGGTCCGGGACCATGGGCCGGGTTTGCCAGCCTCCAGCCGCGGCCATGAACAGACGCTGTTTGACAAGTTCACGCGCGGGCAGGCCGAGTCGGCTACCCGCGGCGTGGGTCTGGGCCTTGCGATTTGCAAGGCCATTGTGGAGGCACACCGCGGCACCATCACAGCTGCGCAGGCAGGTGGCGGTGGTGCAGAATTCACCATCACCTTGCCGCGCACGCCCCCACCCGTTTCCCCTGAGCCAGAAGAAACCTGATCTCTTTCCAAGACGACCCACATCCATGTCTGCCCCCGTTGCCATACTGATCGAAGACGAGCCCCAAATTCGGCGCTTTGTACGCGCTGCTTTGGAAGCCGAGGGCTGGGTGGTGCATGAGGCCGATACGGCAAAGCGCGGCCTGCTGGATGCTGGCACCCGCAAGCCGGATTTGTTGGTGGTCGATCTGGGCCTGCCCGATGGTGACGGGCTGGACGTGATCCGCGATGTGCGGGGGTGGTCCAACGTGCCGATTGTTGTGTTGTCTGCCCGGGCGGACGAAACCGACAAGATTGCCGCACTGGATGCTGGAGCCGATGACTACCTCACCAAACCCTTTGGCGTGGGGGAGTTGTTGGCCCGGGTACGCGCCAATCTGCGCCGGCCCCGCGGTGGGTCTGGTGAGGCGTCTGCCCAGGCTGCAGGTGAAGCAGACCCCTTGTTTCGCTTTGGCGAGGTCGAAGTGGACCGGCAGGCGCGCCTGGTGCGCCGTGGGGGCGCAGAGGTGCACCTGACCCCGATTGAGTACCGGCTGCTGACGTTGCTGGTCGCCAATGCCGGTCGGGTGATGACCCACCGCCAACTGCTCAAAGAAGTGTGGGGCCCGGCGCATGCGGAGCAAAGCCACTACCTGCGCATTTACATGGGCCACCTGCGCCAGAAGCTGGAGCGAGATCCTGCACAACCCGAACATCTGCTGACCGAGACCGCTGTCGGATACCGCTTGCTGCGTGACAACTCAGGGCATTAACCGTGACCACCCCCGACACTGAAGCACCCCCCGCGCGGGTTCGCTTGTTCCATGCCAGCCTGGTATGGCCCTTGCAAATTGAACCGCTGTCGCTGGAAGTGGGTAAGGTGCGCCACTGGGAGGAACTGGTGCGCACCCAAGGCACCCATCCCTGGAAAAGCCTGGACGACGAATTCACCGAAGACCCCGGCATGTTCCGCGAGCGGCACTACCGGGAGTTCGTGTCTTTTTTGCCGTACGTGCAGCGTTTTCTGTATGGCGAGGGGCGCTGCGACCGGCCCAAGGGATCCGATAGCGTCAAAGACTCCCCCATGCACGTGTTCCGCCGCAAGGACATTGCTGTGCTGCGGGTGACACTGCGCGAAGGATCGGCACCGGTGGAGCTGGAAGTGGTGCATATCGACCTCTACTTCTTTGACGATCTCGACCTGGTCCAGTTGAATGTAGAGGTGCGTGCGCGCAACCTGTCGCTGGACACGGTACGCAACATCCTGTTCCGGTTTGGTAGGGCTTATCCCTCAGGCTGGGACGAAGAAGGTGGTGGCCTGCACAGCGCCCATGCGGTTGAATGGGTGGGGCTGGACGGGCAGGTGATGGCGCGGTCTGACACGGCCAATCGCGAGAAGTTTCTGAAGTTTGTGTGCCAGCACCGCAGCCCTTGCATCTCGGAGCACTGGGCCAGCCTATTGCGGCCCCTGGTGCTGGCCGATTCGGACGAACCCGGTGCCCTGCGCTTTCGCCTGATTGAATACCACCGCATGCCCATAACGGCTTATGTGGCCCTGGAGCAACCCCGTGCGCTGAGCGCCGAAGAGTGGATTCGCCTGGGGCTGGCCTCCAGGCTGCACCCGGACGAGCCACTGCCCATCCATGAGCCCACCGTCATTGATTTTGAAAAACTGTACTGCCAAGACCGTTTTTGGACCAACACCGAGGCAGGCCCCAATACCCGATTCATCTGCACCGGCAGTTCCATGATGATGGTGGGGGACTGCGACTCGGCATTTTTTATGGATGCGGAGCGTGGCGTGTTGGCCCAGTTTCGGCACCAGTATTTCCTCGTCTTTTTATTGGCCCATGTGCACCGTGCGGCGCTGCTGGTTTTTTCGGACATTCTGGTTGGCGCGGTGAATGCGCTCACCGTGAGCAACGACGACTCGGTGCGCGCTTTCAAGCGCCGCATCCGCAGCAATTTTGAAACCTTCTTGCGGTTTACCCACCGCTACTGGTTCCATGAACTGTCCGAGCGGCCCCATGTGCAGGCGGCCTTTCGCATGTGCTCCAACCACCTGCGCAACGACGCGTTGTACGACGAGGTGCGCGACGAAACCAAGGAGATGAGCCACTACCTGGACAGCGACTCGCAGCGCCGCCAGTCCAACACCGTGGTCCGGCTGACCGTGATCACCATTCTGGGCTTGATTACCACGGTCACCACCGGTTACTTTGGTATGAACATCATTGCGTTTGGAGATGGAGCGCCCTGGGAGAGGCTGTTGCACGGGGTGCTGGCGACCAGCGTTTTTGTGGGCATGGTGCTGTTTGCCATCGTGCGCTCCAAGAGTTTGTCTGAACTGTTGGAGGTGTTATCCGACGAACGCGCGCCCCTGCGCAGCAAGGCCCGCGCGCTCTGGCGGGTGATGACCTTTCGCAAACCCTGAATGCGCAGCGCCAACTTTATTTTCAAACCCGCGAATCCGTTTGCGTGCTGGGAGCCTCTTAGCTACTGGGAATGTTCCCGTATTGCTTGAATAAGGTCTCACCATGTCTGCTTTTTATGTCAAAAACGTCCCGGGTTGGGAGCGCGCATTGCGCATCGTGGCCGGCTCTGGCGCCGCCGCCTATGCGCTGTACAGCTTTGCCGGACCCATGGGATGGCTGCTGGCTGCCAGCGCGGCGGGTATTGCCATCAGTGGCCTGGTCGGCTTTTGCCCCATGTGCGCCATGGTCGGGCGCCGCCTGGACAAGAAGGCCTGACCGCCATGGCCCTGGACGCGCAGCAAACCCTGGTCTTGCAATCTGCCCACGCCGGCGACCTGGGCGCGCTGGACACGCTGCTGCGCCTGTGCCGCCCCGATGTGCGCCGCTACGCCCAGCGCCACTGCCTGATCAGTGATGTGGACGACGCAGTGCAGGAGGCGCTGATGGTGCTGGCGCGCAAGCTGCAGTCGGTGCGCACACTGGCTGCCTTCTCGGGCTGGCTGTTCCAGGTGGTCAAGCGTGAATGTCGGCGCCTGGGCCGCCAGGCATTTCAGTATGACCCCTATGACGAAGCTGCAGTGGAGCAATGGGTGACGAGCCACACAACGGATGAACTGCGGGTGGACCTGGCGGCCGCCCTGCAATCCCTACCGCCCACCCACCTGGAGGTCATCCTGCTGCGCGACTTTGAAGAGCTGTCGATCGCCGAGATTGCCACCCAGCTGCAGCTGACCAACGCAGCCGTCAAAAGCCGCCTGCACCGGGCCCGTACCCTGACGCGGGAATACCTGCTGGCCTGAGCGCCCGGCCCGGTTACCTGCGGGTTACCGCACGTTACAACTCACACACTTTGACGCGTCTTGGGCAGCACGGCCCCCCACACAATGGGCCACCC from Rhodoferax sp. AJA081-3 includes these protein-coding regions:
- a CDS encoding DUF4118 domain-containing protein: MANSTDSRPNPDALLAQMQDEDRALQRGKLRIYFGASAGVGKTYAMLSAAQRAQRAGQKVLVGVVETHGRKETMELQADLKLLPLRKIPYRGQVLLELDLDAALAAKPDVLLVDELAHTNAPGSRHPKRWQDVQELLDAGIDVWTALNVQHLESLNGTVGAITGIRVNETVPDTVLDGADELILVDVTADELLARLKAGKVYVPQQAERATQNFFRKGNLFALREIALRRTAEHVGDDVRSYRAKQHLLASHGPSKGNPSWNTSGTLLVCVGPDAGAEHAVRCAARLAGQLNVRWHAAYVETPALQRLPAEVRDRTLAVLKLAEELGGNTAVLTGDDIASVLLEQAQTLNCATVLLGRPQERVWSRPGRAFKPTLTRQLASLAPTLDIMEVGTTESVRRLASAVPVGKRDDDSESGWLESWPRYAWALGACIATTLLTLPMLALFDLANIVMLFLLCVVLVAVKLGRGPAMLAAILSVASFDFFFVAPRLSFAVSDVQYLVTFAVMLGVGLLIGQLTANLRFSAHVSASRERRALALFELTRDLSAALQSVQVVELGEAAVQRIFGGQARVFITSANDKLELGDSLPDQLDASIADWTFHNGQRAGMATATLPSNAWHYVPLQAPMRIRGVLVLQPNQPRWLVIPEQVQLLETLARQIAIALERVHYVEVAQSAVVEMESERLRNTLLATMSHDVRTPLTALIGQAETLEQSPTLTQEQLASVRAIAHEARELSALVTNLLDMARLESGQVQLRKQWQSVEEVVGSAIRSARHALGGVSVGTALEADLPLVEFDAALVERVLVNLLENAAKYGVPAGAPSPAILVAAEAKPSCLVLRVRDHGPGLPASSRGHEQTLFDKFTRGQAESATRGVGLGLAICKAIVEAHRGTITAAQAGGGGAEFTITLPRTPPPVSPEPEET
- the kdpE gene encoding two-component system response regulator KdpE — encoded protein: MSAPVAILIEDEPQIRRFVRAALEAEGWVVHEADTAKRGLLDAGTRKPDLLVVDLGLPDGDGLDVIRDVRGWSNVPIVVLSARADETDKIAALDAGADDYLTKPFGVGELLARVRANLRRPRGGSGEASAQAAGEADPLFRFGEVEVDRQARLVRRGGAEVHLTPIEYRLLTLLVANAGRVMTHRQLLKEVWGPAHAEQSHYLRIYMGHLRQKLERDPAQPEHLLTETAVGYRLLRDNSGH
- a CDS encoding DUF2892 domain-containing protein; this encodes MSAFYVKNVPGWERALRIVAGSGAAAYALYSFAGPMGWLLAASAAGIAISGLVGFCPMCAMVGRRLDKKA
- the kdpC gene encoding potassium-transporting ATPase subunit KdpC; this encodes MNKILRPALVTFTVLTLVTGVAYPLLVTGMGQSLFPTEAAGSLIQRDGKLVGSALIGQNFSDPGHFWGRPSATGPYANNAAASSGSNQGPLNPALVEAVKGRVEALRAADPGNTLPVPVELVTASASGLDPHISPAAAQYQVQRVAKSRGVDAAKVQALVADHTQRPLLGILGEPVVNVLRLNLALDAVR
- a CDS encoding RNA polymerase sigma factor; the protein is MALDAQQTLVLQSAHAGDLGALDTLLRLCRPDVRRYAQRHCLISDVDDAVQEALMVLARKLQSVRTLAAFSGWLFQVVKRECRRLGRQAFQYDPYDEAAVEQWVTSHTTDELRVDLAAALQSLPPTHLEVILLRDFEELSIAEIATQLQLTNAAVKSRLHRARTLTREYLLA